One Halocalculus aciditolerans DNA segment encodes these proteins:
- the dnaJ gene encoding molecular chaperone DnaJ, with the protein MTETFYDALGVSKDADESEIKTAYREKVKQYHPDVSDEPDAEEQFKKIQKAKEVLTDEEKRQAYDQLGHERFEQAEKRGGTGGGGAGGMGGGGPFGGMGGGGGQGTGGMGDIFDQFFGGGGGRGGPQAGQDLRTRLEITLEEAYEGVSKQVSVRRPETCPDCGGDGHPEDADVRTCPECNGQGQTTQVQQTPFGRMQTSQQCRRCGGDGELYSETCSTCSGQGQIRQQATLTVDVPAGIQSGQTLRMDGEGAPGDPRAPNGDLLIEVAVEDHPDFERDGADLHHDFAISFPQAVFGDTVQVPTLDGTSEFDIPAGTQSGERFRLRNKGMPRLRGRRKGDLYVTVQVVTPDSLNEEQREALEAFAEAGGEEVDVEQGFFEKIKSSF; encoded by the coding sequence ATGACTGAGACGTTTTACGATGCGCTCGGAGTGAGCAAGGACGCCGACGAGTCGGAGATAAAGACGGCGTACCGGGAGAAGGTGAAGCAGTACCATCCGGACGTGAGCGACGAGCCGGACGCCGAAGAGCAGTTCAAGAAGATTCAGAAGGCGAAGGAGGTGCTCACGGACGAGGAGAAGCGCCAGGCGTACGACCAGCTCGGCCACGAGCGCTTCGAGCAGGCGGAGAAGCGCGGCGGCACCGGCGGCGGTGGCGCTGGTGGCATGGGCGGCGGCGGGCCGTTCGGCGGGATGGGCGGCGGCGGTGGTCAAGGAACGGGCGGGATGGGCGACATCTTCGACCAGTTCTTCGGCGGCGGCGGTGGCCGCGGCGGCCCGCAGGCCGGCCAGGACCTCCGCACGCGCCTGGAGATCACGCTCGAAGAGGCGTACGAGGGCGTGTCGAAGCAGGTGTCGGTGCGGCGGCCGGAGACGTGCCCGGACTGCGGCGGGGACGGCCACCCCGAGGACGCCGACGTCCGCACGTGCCCGGAGTGTAACGGGCAGGGGCAGACGACGCAGGTCCAGCAGACGCCGTTCGGGCGGATGCAGACGAGCCAGCAGTGCCGGCGCTGCGGCGGCGACGGCGAGCTCTACTCGGAGACCTGTAGTACCTGTAGCGGGCAGGGCCAGATTCGCCAGCAGGCGACGCTGACCGTCGACGTCCCCGCCGGCATCCAGTCGGGGCAGACGCTCCGGATGGACGGCGAGGGCGCGCCCGGCGACCCGCGCGCCCCGAACGGCGACCTCCTCATCGAGGTCGCGGTCGAAGACCACCCGGACTTCGAGCGGGACGGCGCGGACCTCCACCACGACTTCGCCATCTCCTTCCCGCAGGCCGTCTTCGGCGACACCGTCCAGGTGCCGACGCTCGACGGCACGAGCGAGTTCGACATCCCGGCCGGCACGCAGTCCGGCGAGCGCTTCCGCCTCCGGAACAAGGGCATGCCGCGCCTCCGCGGCCGCCGGAAGGGCGACCTCTACGTCACCGTCCAGGTCGTCACTCCCGACTCACTCAACGAGGAGCAGCGCGAGGCACTGGAGGCCTTCGCGGAAGCCGGCGGCGAAGAAGTCGACGTCGAACAGGGCTTCTTCGAGAAGATCAAGAGCAGCTTCTAA
- the dnaK gene encoding molecular chaperone DnaK — protein sequence MVSEKVLGIDLGTTNSAFAVMEGGEPEIIVNAEGDRTTPSVVAYDDGELLVGKPAKNQAVQNPEQTVQSIKRHMGEDDYTVELGDEEYTPEQVSARILQKIKQDAEDYLGDDVQKAVITVPAYFNDRQRQATKDAGEIAGLDVERIVNEPTAASMAYGFDEGEEETILVYDLGGGTFDVSVLEMAEGYHEVLATNGDNDLGGDDWDEAIIDHLADEFESEHGIDLREDRQALQRLKDAAEEAKIELSSRKETTVNLPFITATDNGPVHLEQDLTRATFEKITTDLIERTVGPTEQALEDADLSTSDIDEVVLVGGSTRMPQVQEKVEEVVGQEPRKNVNPDEAVALGAAIQGGVLSGEVDDMVLLDVTPLSLGIEVKGGLFERLVEKNTTIPTQASKVFTTAVDNQTSVQIRVFQGEREIAEENELLGAFQLTGIPPAPAGTPQIEVTFDIDADGIVNVSAEDQGSGNSEDITIEGGAGLSDEEIEEMQEEAEKHAEEDEERRQLIEARNNAESAVQRAETLLEENEEMVDDDIRADVEAAIEDVEAVLEDEDADAEELEDVTEELSDTLQEIGKQAYQQQAQQAQGGAGAGAGGMGGMGGMGGPGGMGGQAGGDGDGEEFVDADFEDVDESDESETDEN from the coding sequence ATGGTTAGTGAGAAGGTTCTCGGTATCGACCTCGGGACGACGAACTCCGCGTTCGCCGTGATGGAGGGTGGGGAGCCCGAAATCATCGTGAACGCCGAAGGCGATCGAACGACTCCGTCCGTCGTCGCGTACGACGACGGCGAACTCCTCGTCGGGAAGCCGGCGAAGAACCAGGCGGTCCAGAACCCCGAGCAGACGGTGCAGTCCATCAAGCGCCACATGGGCGAAGACGACTACACCGTCGAACTGGGCGACGAGGAGTACACGCCGGAGCAGGTCTCCGCGCGGATCCTCCAGAAGATCAAGCAGGACGCCGAGGACTACCTCGGCGACGACGTACAGAAGGCCGTCATCACGGTCCCCGCGTACTTCAACGACCGGCAGCGGCAGGCGACGAAGGACGCCGGCGAGATCGCCGGCCTCGACGTCGAACGCATCGTGAACGAGCCGACGGCCGCGTCGATGGCCTACGGCTTCGACGAAGGCGAAGAGGAGACCATCCTCGTCTACGACCTCGGCGGCGGGACGTTCGACGTCTCCGTCCTCGAGATGGCGGAAGGCTACCACGAGGTCCTCGCGACGAACGGCGACAACGACCTCGGGGGCGACGACTGGGACGAGGCCATCATCGACCACCTCGCGGACGAGTTCGAGTCCGAGCACGGCATCGACCTCCGCGAGGACCGCCAGGCCCTCCAGCGGCTCAAGGACGCCGCCGAAGAGGCGAAAATCGAACTCTCCTCGCGCAAGGAGACGACGGTCAACCTCCCCTTCATTACTGCGACGGACAACGGGCCGGTCCACCTCGAACAGGACCTGACGCGCGCGACGTTCGAGAAAATCACGACCGACCTCATCGAGCGGACAGTGGGGCCGACGGAGCAGGCGCTCGAAGACGCTGACCTCTCGACGTCGGACATCGACGAGGTCGTGCTCGTCGGCGGCTCCACGCGGATGCCGCAGGTCCAGGAGAAAGTCGAGGAGGTCGTCGGGCAGGAGCCGCGGAAGAACGTCAACCCGGACGAGGCCGTCGCGCTCGGCGCGGCGATCCAGGGCGGCGTGCTCTCCGGCGAGGTCGACGACATGGTCCTCCTCGACGTCACGCCGCTGAGCCTCGGTATCGAGGTGAAAGGCGGGCTCTTCGAGCGACTCGTCGAGAAGAACACGACGATTCCGACGCAGGCCTCGAAAGTGTTCACGACGGCCGTGGACAACCAGACGTCCGTCCAGATTCGCGTCTTCCAGGGCGAGCGCGAAATCGCCGAGGAGAACGAACTATTAGGAGCGTTCCAGCTCACGGGGATCCCGCCCGCGCCGGCGGGGACGCCGCAGATCGAGGTGACGTTCGACATCGACGCCGACGGCATCGTGAACGTCTCCGCGGAAGACCAGGGCTCGGGTAACTCCGAGGACATCACCATCGAGGGCGGTGCCGGTCTCTCCGACGAGGAGATCGAGGAGATGCAGGAGGAAGCCGAGAAGCACGCCGAAGAAGACGAGGAGCGCCGCCAGCTCATCGAAGCGCGGAACAACGCCGAGTCCGCCGTGCAGCGCGCCGAGACGCTCCTCGAGGAGAACGAGGAGATGGTGGACGACGACATCCGCGCGGACGTCGAAGCCGCGATCGAGGACGTCGAAGCGGTCCTCGAAGACGAGGACGCGGACGCCGAGGAGCTCGAGGACGTGACCGAAGAGCTCTCCGACACGCTGCAGGAGATCGGGAAGCAGGCCTACCAGCAGCAGGCCCAGCAGGCCCAGGGCGGTGCCGGCGCGGGTGCCGGCGGCATGGGCGGCATGGGTGGAATGGGCGGCCCCGGCGGCATGGGCGGCCAGGCCGGCGGAGACGGCGACGGCGAGGAGTTCGTCGACGCCGACTTCGAGGATGTGGACGAGTCTGACGAGTCCGAGACGGACGAGAACTAA